One genomic region from uncultured Cohaesibacter sp. encodes:
- a CDS encoding TRAP transporter large permease: MLLLIGSLVLFMLIGVPIAYSMGLSGLLYFLVYQPDLIAVLPARVYAGMNSSVMLSLPLFIVMGHLMNHGGLTGRLIDFCMLFVGRLRGGLGLVSVLTAMVFGGISGSSVSDAASIGQVMIPAMKKKGYPVRTATGLIAASSTMGMIIPPSIPMVIYAFAASESVGRLFLGSLIAGVMVGVFMLGIVLIIAHKNQFPCEEVDLAPAKVLRGTMEGLPALLMPLIVVGSVVTGIATATESAAVGALYALLVGLFVYRGLTFKDLPKLFGEAILSSANVMIIIAFSGVFTWILALEHVTQMIGMLFVQLQLGPTTAMLTVAVVILLIGFFVDVSPAILLLTPVFLPALKMLGVSPIQFGAVLISGLAVGLVTPPVGMCLNVCASVSGEGILSVFRGALPFLLANFLVVLLLCLFPVLSTWLPSLLMG, translated from the coding sequence ATGCTCTTGCTCATTGGCAGTCTTGTCCTGTTCATGCTCATCGGAGTTCCCATCGCTTATTCGATGGGCCTGTCGGGGCTACTTTATTTTCTCGTCTATCAACCCGATCTCATCGCGGTGCTGCCCGCACGCGTCTATGCTGGCATGAACAGCTCGGTGATGTTGTCGCTGCCCCTCTTTATCGTCATGGGCCACCTGATGAACCATGGCGGCCTTACCGGTCGGCTGATTGATTTCTGTATGCTTTTCGTCGGTCGTCTCAGAGGGGGGCTCGGCCTGGTCTCTGTCCTGACAGCGATGGTGTTTGGCGGCATCTCGGGCTCGTCGGTGTCTGATGCTGCCTCCATCGGTCAGGTGATGATCCCGGCCATGAAGAAAAAAGGCTATCCGGTGCGCACGGCCACCGGCCTCATTGCTGCGTCGTCTACCATGGGCATGATCATTCCGCCTTCGATCCCAATGGTCATCTATGCCTTTGCCGCGTCGGAATCGGTCGGGCGGCTGTTTCTGGGCAGCCTGATCGCGGGCGTTATGGTGGGCGTCTTCATGCTGGGCATCGTGCTGATCATTGCGCACAAGAACCAGTTCCCCTGCGAAGAGGTGGATCTCGCCCCTGCCAAGGTTTTGCGCGGTACGATGGAAGGCCTGCCCGCCCTCCTGATGCCGCTCATCGTGGTTGGTTCTGTGGTCACCGGCATCGCAACGGCAACGGAATCGGCTGCGGTCGGAGCGCTTTATGCCTTGTTGGTCGGCCTGTTTGTCTATCGGGGGCTCACGTTCAAAGACCTGCCCAAGCTGTTTGGCGAGGCCATTCTCAGCTCGGCCAACGTGATGATCATCATTGCCTTTTCCGGCGTCTTCACCTGGATTCTGGCCCTTGAGCATGTCACGCAAATGATCGGTATGCTGTTTGTGCAGCTTCAGCTTGGACCGACAACAGCGATGCTGACTGTGGCTGTGGTCATTCTGCTGATCGGCTTCTTTGTCGATGTCAGTCCGGCCATTCTGCTGTTAACGCCGGTCTTTTTGCCTGCACTCAAGATGCTGGGCGTGTCGCCGATCCAGTTTGGCGCGGTTTTGATTTCCGGTCTCGCCGTGGGTTTGGTGACGCCACCGGTCGGCATGTGCCTCAATGTCTGCGCCAGCGTTTCGGGGGAGGGGATCCTTTCGGTTTTCCGTGGTGCGCTGCCCTTCCTTTTGGCAAACTTTCTTGTGGTGCTGCTGCTCTGCCTCTTCCCGGTTCTGAGCACATGGCTCCCGTCCCTTCTGATGGGCTAG
- a CDS encoding TRAP transporter small permease, giving the protein MSGPAPAYQVHPVLRAEKLLMHLLTWLLTALFGLIFVLVVILVIMRYGFNTTIIGGSEATVMLFIYTTALGAAVDIARGKHIRIDALIDSLPLRVKSWLEGINLILIGILHALLLYYSTQWISVVGNSEDPVLHIAEGLIEVAIPIGCAFAILFCITRLIALIMTPLPKPTN; this is encoded by the coding sequence ATGTCCGGTCCGGCTCCTGCCTATCAGGTGCATCCGGTGCTTCGCGCCGAAAAACTGCTGATGCACTTATTGACGTGGCTTTTGACAGCGCTCTTTGGCCTCATCTTCGTTCTGGTCGTCATTCTGGTGATCATGCGCTATGGCTTCAACACAACGATTATCGGCGGCAGCGAAGCAACCGTGATGCTGTTTATCTACACCACGGCGCTCGGCGCGGCGGTGGATATCGCTCGTGGCAAACATATCCGCATCGACGCGCTGATCGACAGCCTGCCCTTGCGGGTGAAAAGCTGGCTGGAAGGGATCAACCTGATCCTGATCGGCATTTTGCACGCCCTCTTGCTCTATTACAGTACGCAATGGATCTCGGTGGTGGGTAACAGCGAAGACCCCGTTCTGCATATCGCCGAAGGGCTCATCGAGGTGGCCATCCCCATCGGCTGCGCCTTCGCCATTCTCTTCTGCATCACGCGTCTGATTGCGCTGATCATGACGCCCCTTCCCAAACCCACAAACTAG